A genomic window from Gossypium hirsutum isolate 1008001.06 chromosome D12, Gossypium_hirsutum_v2.1, whole genome shotgun sequence includes:
- the LOC107946831 gene encoding transcription factor MYC2, with protein sequence MTDYRFASTMNLWTDDNASVMEAFMSSDLSALWQPPPQSSASTSTPAVVASSAAAAASGAPDLLKSSVAPQSHPSVALFNQETLQQRLQALIEGAHECWTYAIFWQSSYDYSGPAVLGWGDGYYKGEEDKGKRKLKTSSAVAEQEHRKKVLRELNSLISGSTAPTDDAVDEEVTDTEWFFLVSMTQSFVNGGGLPGQALFNSTPVWVVGSERLASSTCERVRQGQVFGLQTMVCIPSANGVVELGSTELITQSSGLMNKVRVLFNFNNGIEAGYLSMCNNIADEGENDPSSLWISDPNSGVEYKESHNNNQNQQIEKSIQFHDNPSSSSLTENPSSIQQRQSQNFGLNFSDYGFDESYSVRNGNSSHLFKPESEETLNFGESKRSGNVVEENKKKTSPTSRGSHEDGMLSFSSAVVLPSSGMMKSSGGAGDSDNSDIEASVVKEAECVKPLEPEKKPRKRGRKPANGREEPLNHVEAERQRREKLNQRFYALRAVVPNVSKMDKASLLGDAISYINELSTKVQNAESEKQELQKQLEAMKKELAKKDSSPQNPKTSNHLGNRLIELETEVKVIGWDAMIRIQCKRKNHPAARLMAALKELNLDVQHASVTVVNDLMIQQATVKMGNPFYTQEQLRLALISKIGSEI encoded by the coding sequence ATGACTGACTATCGATTTGCGTCGACGATGAATCTTTGGACGGACGATAACGCATCGGTTATGGAAGCTTTTATGAGTTCTGATCTTTCTGCTTTATGGCAGCCTCCGCCGCAATCCTCTGCATCCACTTCCACACCGGCTGTTGTTGCTTcttctgctgctgctgctgccaGTGGTGCTCCCGACCTTTTGAAGTCCTCTGTGGCTCCCCAATCTCACCCCTCCGTTGCTCTTTTCAATCAAGAAACTCTCCAGCAGCGTCTCCAAGCTCTTATCGAAGGCGCCCACGAGTGTTGGACTTACGCTATTTTCTGGCAGTCCTCCTACGATTACTCTGGCCCCGCTGTACTTGGATGGGGCGATGGGTATTACAAGGGCGAAGAAGATAAAGGGAAAAGGAAGTTGAAAACTTCGTCTGCAGTTGCGGAGCAAGAGCACCGTAAAAAAGTGCTTAGAGAGCTTAACTCTTTGATTTCCGGTTCCACAGCCCCCACCGATGATGCTGTCGACGAAGAAGTCACCGATACCGAGTGGTTCTTTTTAGTTTCGATGACGCAGTCTTTCGTCAACGGCGGCGGGCTGCCGGGACAGGCTCTTTTCAATTCTACTCCGGTTTGGGTTGTTGGGTCGGAGCGATTAGCTAGTTCGACGTGCGAGCGAGTGAGGCAAGGGCAGGTTTTTGGTTTGCAAACCATGGTCTGCATACCGTCTGCAAACGGGGTGGTTGAACTGGGCTCAACAGAACTTATCACGCAAAGCTCAGGTCTGATGAATAAGGTTcgggttttatttaatttcaataacGGAATTGAAGCTGGTTATTTGTCTATGTGTAATAATATTGCTGATGAAGGCGAAAATGATCCATCTTCGCTTTGGATCAGTGATCCAAATAGCGGGGTCGAATATAAGGAAAGCCATAACAATAATCAAAACCAGCAGATTGAAAAGTCAATTCAGTTCCATGACAATCCGAGTTCCAGTAGTTTAACCGAGAATCCCAGCTCCATTCAACAGCGGCAGAGTCAGAACTTCGGCTTGAATTTCTCCGATTATGGTTTTGATGAGAGTTACAGTGTGAGGAATGGGAATTCTTCTCACCTGTTCAAACCAGAATCCGAGGAGACACTGAATTTTGGTGAGAGTAAGAGGAGTGGGAATGTGGTGGAGGAGAATAAGAAGAAGACATCCCCCACTTCCAGAGGGAGTCATGAAGATGGGATGCTTTCCTTTTCTTCTGCTGTAGTCTTGCCTTCTTCTGGTATGATGAAATCCAGTGGAGGTGCTGGAGATTCAGATAACTCTGATATTGAAGCTTCCGTCGTTAAAGAAGCTGAATGTGTCAAACCTTTGGAGCCTGAAAAGAAGCCTAGGAAACGAGGGAGAAAGCCGGCTAATGGTAGAGAAGAGCCTCTGAATCACGTCGAAGCCGAGCGTCAAAGAAGGGAGAAGCTTAACCAGAGGTTTTACGCCTTGCGTGCCGTGGTACCTAACGTGTCCAAGATGGATAAAGCATCACTCCTCGGTGATGCTATTTCGTATATTAACGAGCTTAGCACAAAGGTACAAAATGCAGAATCAGAGAAACAAGAGTTGCAGAAACAATTAGAAGCAATGAAGAAAGAGCTGGCAAAGAAAGATTCATCCCCACAAAACCCCAAGACATCGAACCACCTTGGGAATAGACTGATAGAATTGGAAACCGAAGTGAAGGTTATCGGGTGGGACGCAATGATTCGAATCCAATGCAAGAGAAAGAACCATCCGGCAGCAAGGTTAATGGCTGCTTTAAAGGAATTAAATCTTGATGTGCAGCACGCTAGTGTGACGGTAGTGAATGACTTGATGATCCAACAAGCCACCGTAAAGATGGGGAACCCATTTTACACACAGGAGCAGCTCAGGCTAGCTCTAATATCCAAAATCGGAAGTGAGATATAG
- the LOC107944294 gene encoding uncharacterized protein: MSFNCLTFQVLEESDSINEKDPFGKQKKVTFCCVSRTWSGHYEQIRSEAMPATGDPKKIKKGHRRLNTIHTIYESKGYEDDAQPRLTRSCGMRRDWSFEDLSDEKMRKEMSVV, encoded by the coding sequence ATGAGTTTCAACTGCTTGACTTTTCAGGTTCTGGAAGAAAGCGACTCGATCAATGAGAAGGACCCATTTGGTAAACAAAAGAAAGTGACATTTTGTTGTGTAAGTAGAACATGGTCCGGGCATTATGAGCAAATCAGAAGTGAGGCAATGCCGGCTACTGGTGATCCAAAGAAGATAAAGAAGGGTCATCGCCGCTTAAATACCATTCATACCATCTATGAATCTAAAGGTTATGAAGATGACGCCCAACCAAGGCTGACGAGGAGCTGTGGGATGAGAAGGGATTGGAGCTTCGAGGATTTAAGCGATGAAAAGATGAGAAAAGAGATGAGTGTAGTGTAG
- the LOC107946830 gene encoding abscisic acid receptor PYR1: MAVSKPAPFSSFSQTTTHHLTLPPGISHDEFHDLIPSITQLHTYSDGPGKCSSLLAKRISAPHDLVWSIVRRFDKPQAYKHFIRSCAVEQGSQMVVGCTRKVNVISGLPADTSTERLDILDDERRVTGFSIIGGEHRLRNYRSVTTVHGFNRNGKIWTVILESYVVDVPEGNTEEDTRLFADTVVKLNLQKLASVTEGLARDDDNDGNNS; this comes from the coding sequence ATGGCAGTCTCAAAACCCGCTCCTTTCTCTTCCTTCTCCCAAACCACCACTCACCACCTCACCCTTCCCCCCGGCATATCCCACGACGAGTTCCACGACTTAATCCCTTCCATAACTCAGTTGCACACCTACTCAGATGGTCCCGGAAAATGCTCTTCCTTATTAGCCAAACGTATCAGCGCCCCACACGACCTTGTCTGGTCCATCGTCCGCCGTTTCGACAAACCCCAAGCTTACAAACATTTCATCCGAAGCTGTGCCGTTGAACAAGGCTCGCAAATGGTGGTGGGGTGCACCCGTAAGGTCAACGTGATCTCCGGCTTACCTGCTGATACCAGCACCGAGAGACTGGATATTTTAGACGACGAAAGACGGGTCACCGGGTTTAGTATCATTGGAGGGGAGCACCGATTGAGGAATTACCGGTCTGTGACGACTGTACACGGTTTCAATCGTAACGGGAAGATCTGGACCGTCATTTTGGAATCTTACGTTGTCGATGTTCCGGAAGGTAATACGGAGGAAGACACGCGGCTGTTCGCCGATACCGTTGTGAAGTTGAACTTGCAAAAGCTGGCGTCTGTTACCGAAGGGTTAGCGCGTGATGATGATAATGACGGTAATAATTCATAG
- the LOC107946747 gene encoding mitochondrial carnitine/acylcarnitine carrier-like protein: MGDVAKDLISGTVGGASQLIVGHPFDTIKVKLQSQSAPLPGQPLKYAGAMDAVRQTVAAEGPRGLYKGMGAPLATVAGLNAVLFMVRGQMEALLRSESGASLTVNQQIVAGAGAGVAVSFLACPTELIKCRLQAQSALAHSGSASVAVKYGGPMDVARHVLRSEGGVRGLFKGLVPTLAREVPGNAAMFGVYEALKQYMAEGPDTSKLGRGSLIVAGGLAGASFWIFVYPVDVIKSVVQVDDYRNPKYTGSMNAFNRILASEGVKGLFKGFGPAMARSIPANAACFLAFEVARSALG; this comes from the exons ATGGGAGACGTAGCTAAGGACCTAATTTCTGGAACTGTTGGAGGAGCATCACAGTTGATAGTTGGGCACCCTTTTGATACCATCAAGGTTAAGCTTCAAAGCCAGTCTGCTCCACTCCCTGGGCAGCCACTGAAATATGCTGGTGCTATGGACGCTGTCAGGCAGACAGTAGCCGCTGAAGGTCCAAGGGGACTGTATAAGGGTATGGGGGCTCCACTGGCTACTGTTGCAGGCCTTAATGCCGTCCTCTTTATGGTGAGAGGGCAAATGGAGGCATTGTTGAGATCAGAGTCTGGTGCCTCCCTCACAGTTAACCAACAGATAGTAGCAGGGGCTGGGGCTGGAGTTGCTGTTTCATTCTTAGCTTGCCCCACTGAGTTGATCAAATGCAG ATTACAGGCCCAGAGTGCATTGGCACATTCTGGCTCAGCTAGTGTGGCAGTGAAGTATGGAGGGCCAATGGATGTAGCTAGGCATGTTCTCAGATCAGAGGGTGGCGTAAGGGGGCTCTTCAAGGGATTGGTTCCCACCTTGGCTCGCGAGGTTCCAGGAAATGCTGCTATGTTTGGTGTGTATGAAGCACTGAAGCAGTACATGGCTGAAGGACCAGACACTAGTAAATTAGGAAGAGGGTCTTTGATCGTGGCAGGAGGCTTGGCCGGAGCTTCATTTTGGATCTTTGTTTACCCAGTTGATGTCATCAAGAGTGTGGTCCAGGTGGATGACTATAGAAACCCCAAGTACACTGGCTCCATGAATGCATTTAATAGGATATTAGCCTCAGAAGGGGTGAAAGGCCTATTCAAAGGGTTCGGCCCTGCCATGGCACGAAGCATTCCCGCGAACGCCGCATGTTTCTTGGCATTCGAAGTGGCGAGGTCTGCTTTGGGCTAA